One Tetrapisispora phaffii CBS 4417 chromosome 2, complete genome genomic region harbors:
- the IST1 gene encoding Ist1p (similar to Saccharomyces cerevisiae IST1 (YNL265C); ancestral locus Anc_1.87), producing MSPPNIPYHIRLKTCLKMVIQRLRYAQEKQQALAKKGRRDVAQLLSNSKEQKAHYRVETLINDDIHIELLELLELYSELLHARVMIVNSVQDEASLIENHMEDGINEAVRALVYATLYVPEVKELTQLRDLLGMKFGNEFLKLILEDHIGVPDKVVRKCSPKLPCVDLVELYLKEIATTYGVPYSLLDNERLENEQFNEKSAMDNEESNDGEGDGNEKPIVAGDNDDDTLIPDEKHPITIRRPRKSSETFKRDFKIPKEIENDVKIKHTVEPIKKTSNDELEDLKKRFAALRR from the exons ATGTCTCCGCCAAATATCCCATATCAT ATCAGACTAAAAACATGTCTTAAGATGGTTATCCAAAGACTAAGGTATGCACAAGAAAAGCAACAAGCATTAGCCAAAAAGGGAAGAAGGGATGTCGCTCAGCTGTTAAGCAACTCTAAAGAACAGAAAGCTCATTATAGAGTCGAGACATTgattaatgatgatattcATATTGAGTTGTTAGAACTTTTGGAATTGTATAGCGAATTGTTGCATGCCCGAGTTATGATCGTAAATAGCGTTCAGGATGAGGCAAGTCTGATTGAAAATCACATGGAAGATGGTATAAATGAGGCAGTACGTGCATTAGTCTATGCTACTCTTTATGTCCCAGAGGTTAAGGAGTTGACGCAATTAAGAGATTTATTAGGAATGAAGTTCGGAAATGaatttctaaaattaataCTGGAAGATCACATTGGTGTTCCTGATAAAGTTGTTAGGAAATGTTCCCCAAAGTTACCATGTGTAGACCTTGTTGAGTTGTacttaaaagaaattgctACGACTTATGGAGTCCCTTATAGTCTTCTGGATAATGAAAGAttagaaaatgaacaattcaatgaaaaatcaGCCATGGATAATGAAGAGAGTAATGATGGTGAAGGTGACGGTAATGAAAAGCCGATTGTAGCGGgagataatgatgatgatactCTGATACCTGATGAGAAACATCCGATTACAATAAGAAGGCCAAGGAAAAGTAGTGAAACATTTAAGAGAGACTTTAAAATCCCTAAAGAAATTGAGAACGATGTTAAAATTAAGCATACGGTTGAACCAATCAAAAAAACTTCCAACGACGAATTAGAAGACCTGAAGAAACGCTTTGCAGCTTTGCGAAGATAG
- the TAM41 gene encoding putative phosphatidate cytidylyltransferase (similar to Saccharomyces cerevisiae TAM41 (YGR046W); ancestral locus Anc_1.86), with product MLSTGKALFPKKSLRYLCVGHKAVKFRPLSSSSNTNGDDKDSSQRTDDVILQETPSRSKNHQSPKSVLKDPKDDLFFLEKGIKKSNELTSSFTNYMYKFNKLPPNYGSNQFLTIDGGLQKELIGILNNFEAPVRYAFGYGSGVFQQSGYGLEDKKPQIDLIFGVTHPIHFHSLNMRQNPDHYSSMRYFGSHFVSKFEDLGSGIYFNPYAKINGHDVKYGIVSMEILLKDLATWNTFYLAGRLQKPVKILKNNLTVQYWNQLNLRASATLAKHLTMSKNNGVFDETKFYEEIAGLSYLGDVRYMLGGENPNKVKNIVSKNLSNFKKYYEPIYKDVVQNDSTYLPKGYTPENALAKLQKKIFLNSGIQTIKGIFTAGLTKSIQYAWAKKLKSLKN from the coding sequence ATGTTGAGTACAGGTAAAGCTTTATTTCCTAAGAAAAGTTTAAGGTATTTGTGTGTTGGGCACAAAGCAGTTAAATTTAGACCATTGAGTAGCAGTTCTAATACCAATGGAGATGACAAAGATAGTTCACAAAGAACTGATGATGTTATATTACAGGAGACGCCTTCGCGAAGCAAGAACCACCAATCACCTAAAAGTGTGTTGAAGGATCCTAAGGATgatctattttttttggaaaaaggtataaaaaaatcaaatgaaTTAACCTCCAGTTTCACTAATTACATGTATAAGTTCAACAAGCTACCTCCTAACTATGGTTCCAACCAATTTCTTACAATCGATGGTGGACTTCAAAAAGAGTTGATAGGAATTCTGAACAATTTTGAAGCTCCTGTCAGATATGCTTTTGGATATGGATCCGGTGTTTTCCAGCAATCAGGATATGGCCTAGAAGATAAAAAACCTCAAATTGATTTGATTTTCGGTGTGACTCACCCAATTCATTTTCACTCATTGAATATGAGACAAAATCCAGATCATTATTCAAGCATGCGTTATTTTGGTTCTCATTTTGTATCGAAGTTTGAAGACCTTGGTTCTGGTATCTATTTCAATCCATACGCTAAAATAAATGGACACGACGTGAAATATGGTATCGTATCAATGGAGATCTTACTGAAGGATTTAGCAACTTGGAACACCTTCTATTTGGCAGGTAGATTACAAAAGCcagtaaaaatattgaaaaacaatCTAACAGTTCAATATTGGAACCAACTTAATTTGAGGGCTTCTGCTACATTGGCCAAACACCTGACTATGTCTAAAAATAACGGTGTATTCGACGAAACCAAATTCTACGAAGAAATCGCGGGTCTGAGTTACCTTGGTGATGTTAGATATATGTTAGGCGGTGAAAATCCTAATAAGGTCAAAAATATAGTTTCTAAGAATCTAAGCAACTtcaagaaatattatgaacCTATTTATAAAGATGTTGTTCAAAATGATTCAACCTACCTTCCAAAGGGTTACACACCCGAGAATGCCTTGGCAAAActacaaaagaaaatatttttaaatagtGGTATACAAACTATTAAAGGTATTTTCACTGCTGGTTTGACAAAGTCCATACAATATGCTTGGgctaaaaaattaaaatcactTAAGAATTAA
- the PIK1 gene encoding 1-phosphatidylinositol 4-kinase (similar to Saccharomyces cerevisiae PIK1 (YNL267W); ancestral locus Anc_1.85) → MPAIMNTVSGTESPATSSDISRSTPVPNDNQFILDAVNSPTFSLYDCIRMIHKHSDNIGIHHFLCEKLLTFPHNELQFYIPQLVQILITVETASMALEDLLTKLRNENPHFALLTFWQLQALLADLSTDPESYGFQVARRVLNDQQYALFNTSIDGKDDDDDDFDRKVDPNTGVISRKSKMQENIAPAIMYSSLIFATIASPALAEYAEPLVESQGRRQKAFVFKLAKSAMKDFRKNITLKNTLMNKKKHKHSKDVVVELNRDVGYNSYQRNATPPTSPKVDLIPPKTFEDQMFKKQRDLELNLNFDMVDNIGQRVFEEKISNKIKLPKRRSKYLDSSYVHRTYSEIEMAKSDENIDAIVNQNKDIPNPIVNDKCSTEMKISESISSQFTSSMPDLHDIQKNDQSKEKNELKCRASTSHDDKGLLLRTASSSNLSSLQKAKLKGKNKEVDIEKLSTTKKIKLLKTNYFKYETQFAIALETISQRLSSVPADARLSALRAELSLLNRDLPAEVDIPTLLPASKKGKLHKLCTITANEAQVLNSAEKVPYLLLIEYLRNEFDFDPTTEDNEEILRKKTNISNLSFDLNIIGNGDLNNDAIILNPTKSDSVMNLSNNANKEERVASQMSDLSLTPSNYSEFGPKEIDLSDLSMIGVRNQTDAEAYRESLVMRSTTKVPVIEEQVEGRNPELNFAMNLDAVVKNGKGELSDRYDETNELADQMRISALMLSQLDKSPQELSDVANQIRAKIIASMKEGQDKFGFNDLDQIHGMAGERKLENDLMTGGIDTSYLGEDWAAKKERIRKTSEYGHLENWDLCSVIAKSGDDLRQEAFACQVIQAMAQIWTKEKVPVWVKKMKILITSANTGLVETITNAVSVHSIKKSLTKKMIEENTLDEKGGIASLNDHYLRAFGEPKGFKYRRAQDNFASSLAAYSVICYLLQIKDRHNGNIMIDNEGHVCHIDFGFMLSNSPGSVGFESAPFKLTYEYAEVLGGIDGEPYKKFVNLTKAAFKSVRKYSDQIISMCEIMQKDNMQPCFNAGEQTSVQLKQRFHLELAEDEVDDFVENFLVAKSLGSIYTRLYDQFQLITQGIYS, encoded by the coding sequence ATGCCAGCTATCATGAATACTGTTTCAGGAACAGAATCACCCGCTACTAGTTCGGACATTTCAAGATCAACACCTGTACCAAATGATAACCAGTTCATCCTCGACGCAGTCAATTCGCCCACGTTTTCACTGTACGATTGTATCAGAATGATTCATAAACATTCAGATAACATTGGTATTCATCATTTCCTTTGTGAGAAATTGTTGACTTTCCCACATAATGAGTTACAATTTTATATCCCTCAATTGGTTCAAATTTTAATCACTGTAGAGACTGCATCTATGGCTTTAGAAGATTTATTGACTAAATTGAGAAATGAAAATCCACATTTTGCATTATTGACGTTTTGGCAACTGCAAGCCCTGCTAGCTGACTTATCCACAGATCCGGAATCTTACGGTTTCCAAGTTGCAAGAAGAGTTTTAAACGATCAGCAATACGCACTATTCAATACCAGTATTGATGGGAAggatgatgatgacgatgatTTCGATAGGAAAGTGGATCCAAACACTGGGGTTATTAGCAGAAAGTCAAAAATGCAAGAAAATATCGCTCCTGCTATAATGTATAGTTCTTTGATTTTTGCAACAATAGCATCGCCTGCATTGGCTGAATATGCAGAACCTTTGGTCGAATCACAAGGAAGAAGACAAAAAGCATTTGTGTTCAAATTAGCAAAATCTGCAATGAAAGATTTCAGGAAAAATATTACGCTAAAGAATACCTTgatgaataaaaaaaaacataaacaCAGTAAGGACGTTGTCGTCGAATTGAATAGAGATGTAGGTTATAATTCGTATCAACGCAACGCAACTCCTCCTACATCTCCAAAAGTTGACTTAATACCTCCAAAAACATTTGAAGATCAAATGTTTAAAAAACAACGTGATTTAGagttaaatttaaattttgatatgGTAGACAACATAGGTCAAAGagtatttgaagaaaaaatttcaaataaaataaagttaCCAAAGAGAAGATCCAAATATCTAGACAGTTCTTATGTGCATAGAACCTATAGTGAAATAGAAATGGCTAAATCTGATGAGAATATAGATGCCATAGTTAATCAAAACAAAGACATACCTAACCCAATTGTTAATGATAAATGTTCAAcagaaatgaaaattaGTGAAAGTATATCTAGCCAATTCACAAGTTCCATGCCAGATTTACATGATatacaaaaaaatgatcaatctaaagaaaaaaatgagCTCAAATGTAGAGCATCGACATCGCATGATGATAAAGGCTTATTATTAAGAACAGCATCTTCATCTAACTTAAGTTCCTTACAAAAAGCAAAATTGAAaggtaaaaataaagaagttGATATAGAAAAGTTATCAACTACAAAAAAGATTAAGTTATTGAAAAccaattatttcaaatatgaAACTCAGTTTGCAATTGCATTGGAAACTATATCGCAGAGGTTATCAAGCGTCCCGGCTGATGCTAGATTGAGTGCATTACGTGCAGAGTTATCTCTATTGAACAGAGATTTACCAGCGGAAGTTGACATACCTACTCTTTTACCAGCAAGCAAAAAGGGCAAATTACATAAATTATGTACAATTACTGCAAACGAGGCTCAAGTATTAAATTCCGCTGAAAAGGTTCCATATCTATTGTTGATAGAATATTTGAGAAACGAATTCGATTTTGATCCTACAACTgaagataatgaagaaatattaagGAAGAAAACTAACATATCTAATTTAAGTTTTGATCTGAATATTATCGGAAATGGTGATCTAAACAATGATGCCATAATATTAAACCCTACAAAAAGTGATTCCGTTATGAACCTATCCAATAACGCTAATAAGGAGGAAAGAGTAGCGTCTCAGATGTCAGATTTATCCTTAACTCCCTCAAATTATTCTGAGTTTGGtccaaaagaaattgatttaaGTGATCTTTCAATGATTGGTGTAAGAAATCAAACTGACGCAGAAGCATATAGAGAATCTTTAGTGATGCGTAGCACAACTAAAGTTCCTGTGATTGAGGAACAAGTTGAAGGTAGAAATCCTGAATTGAACTTCGCCATGAACTTAGATGCTGTTGTGAAGAATGGCAAGGGCGAGTTAAGTGATCGTTATGATGAAACTAATGAGTTGGCTGACCAAATGCGTATATCTGCATTAATGTTGTCTCAATTGGATAAATCACCACAAGAACTATCAGATGTTGCAAATCAAATACGTGCTAAAATTATTGCCTCAATGAAGGAAGGTCAGGATAAGTTTGGATTTAATGATCTTGATCAAATTCATGGTATGGCAGGTGAGCgtaaattagaaaatgatttaatgaCTGGTGGTATTGACACTTCCTATTTAGGTGAAGATTGGGCTGCTAAAAAAGAGAGAATTCGTAAAACTTCGGAATATGGTCATCTTGAAAATTGGGATTTGTGTTCGGTCATTGCCAAATCTGGTGATGATTTGAGACAAGAAGCATTTGCTTGCCAAGTTATTCAAGCCATGGCTCAGATTTGGACTAAAGAAAAGGTTCCTGTGTGggtgaaaaaaatgaagatcCTAATTACAAGTGCAAACACTGGTTTAGTGGAGACTATTACAAATGCTGTCTCTGTTCATAGTATTAAGAAATCTCtgacaaaaaaaatgattgaAGAGAATACATTAGATGAAAAGGGAGGCATTGCCAGTTTAAATGACCATTATTTGCGTGCATTTGGTGAACCAAAGGGATTTAAATACAGACGCGCACAAGATAACTTTGCATCATCTCTAGCTGCATACTCGGTCATATGTTACCTATTACAAATTAAAGATAGACATAACGGTAACATTATGATTGATAATGAAGGACATGTCTGTCATATTGATTTTGGTTTCATGTTATCTAACTCTCCAGGTTCGGTGGGTTTTGAATCTGCTCCATTCAAATTAACCTATGAATATGCAGAAGTATTAGGTGGCATTGATGGAGAACCTTATAAAAAATTCGTCAACTTAACTAAAGCAGCATTTAAATCTGTCAGAAAGTATTCTGACCAAATTATCTCAATGTGTGAAATTATGCAAAAAGATAATATGCAACCATGTTTCAACGCTGGTGAACAAACTAGTGTCCAATTAAAGCAAAGGTTCCATCTTGAATTGGCTGAAGATGAAGTTGACGATTTTGTAGAGAACTTTTTGGTCGCAAAATCTTTAGGCAGCATTTACACAAGACTATACGATCAATTCCAATTGATCACGCAAGGTATTTACAGTTGA
- the LYP1 gene encoding lysine permease (similar to Saccharomyces cerevisiae LYP1 (YNL268W); ancestral locus Anc_1.84) codes for MNSHYASQSEDIELIDNPEYTSNNLSTTASNTNKKYDSDTDMEPSQRKKAAMAGKLFSDQLSYNVSVADNSSAANGDLDLSDTEEAGHVQDTRVKRALKQRHIGMIALGGTIGTGLFVGISTPLGNAGPVGALIAYIFMGSIIYFITQSLGEMATFIPVTSSITVFSKRFLSPAFGVTNGYMYWFNWAITYAVEISVVGQVIQYWTDAVPLAAWIAIFWVFVTLLNFFPVKVYGEVEFWVASIKVLAIIGYLIYALVIVCGGSSQGPIGFRYWRNPGPWGPGIISKDVNEGRFLGWVSSLINAAFTYQGTELVGITAGEAANPRKSVPRAINKVVFRIALFYIMSLFFIGLLVPYNDHTLSSGDSYIASSPFVISIQNAGTYALPDIFNAVVMLTIISAANSNVYVGSRVLYALAQTGNAPKQFAYVTKHGVPWLGVIVTASLGLLAFLVVNNNANTAFNWLINISTLAGLCAWFFIALSHIRFMQALKYRGISRDDLPFKAKLMPWGAYYSAFFVFVIIFIQGFEAFTPWDTTTFFTSYISLILLVVVFIGCQLYYRCRFLLKVEDIDIDTDRREIEAIIWEDDEPKNLWEKFWAWVA; via the coding sequence ATGAATAGTCACTATGCCTCCCAATCGGAGGACATCGAGCTGATCGACAATCCGGAATACACAAGCAATAATCTCAGCACAACAGCAAGTAACACgaacaaaaaatatgacAGCGACACCGACATGGAGCCCTCTCAACGGAAGAAGGCGGCCATGGCAGGCAAACTTTTCTCTGACCAGCTCTCCTATAACGTGAGTGTAGCTGACAACAGTTCTGCTGCAAATGGCGATCTAGACCTCTCCGACACAGAAGAGGCTGGTCACGTTCAAGACACAAGGGTCAAGCGTGCTTTGAAACAGAGACACATCGGAATGATAGCCCTAGGTGGCACTATCGGTACAGGTCTGTTTGTCGGTATCTCTACCCCACTAGGAAACGCAGGTCCCGTCGGTGCTCTGATCGCATATATCTTCATGGGTTCCATTATATACTTCATCACTCAATCGCTGGGTGAAATGGCAACTTTCATCCCTGTCACTTCTTCCATCACTGTCTTCTCGAAAAGATTCTTGTCACCAGCATTCGGTGTTACTAACGGTTACATGTACTGGTTCAATTGGGCCATCACATATGCCGTAGAAATCTCCGTTGTCGGTCAAGTCATCCAGTACTGGACGGATGCTGTACCTCTAGCTGCATGGATCGCAATCTTCTGGGTCTTTGTCACCCTGCTGAACTTCTTCCCAGTTAAAGTCTACGGTGAAGTCGAGTTTTGGGTTGCCTCCATCAAAGTTCTAGCCATCATTGGTTACTTAATATACGCCCTGGTTATTGTCTGTGGTGGCTCCTCCCAAGGTCCAATCGGTTTCCGTTATTGGAGAAATCCAGGTCCATGGGGTCCAGGTATCATTTCGAAGGATGTCAACGAGGGTAGATTTCTAGGTTGGGTTTCTTCTTTGATTAACGCTGCTTTCACTTACCAAGGCACCGAATTGGTCGGTATCACTGCCGGTGAAGCAGCTAATCCAAGAAAGAGTGTTCCAAGAGCAATCAACAAGGTTGTCTTCAGAATCGCTTTATTCTACATCATgtctttatttttcattggTCTATTAGTTCCATACAACGATCACACTTTATCATCTGGTGATTCGTACATTGCATCCTCTCCATTCGTTATCTCGATTCAAAATGCAGGTACCTACGCTTTGCCAGACATTTTCAATGCCGTTGTTATGTTGACCATCATTTCCGCTGCAAACTCCAATGTTTACGTCGGTTCTCGTGTCCTATACGCACTAGCTCAAACCGGTAATGCTCCAAAACAATTTGCTTACGTTACCAAACATGGTGTTCCTTGGTTGGGTGTTATAGTAACTGCTTCCTTAGGTCTGTTAGCCTTCTTGGTTGTTAATAACAACGCCAACACTGCGTTCAACTGGTTAATCAACATTTCTACTTTGGCTGGTCTATGTGCCTGGTTCTTTATTGCCTTATCGCATATCAGATTCATGCAAGCTTTGAAGTACCGTGGTATCTCAAGAGATGACTTACCTTTCAAGGCCAAGCTAATGCCATGGGGTGCTTACTATTCTGctttctttgtttttgtcattattttcatccAAGGTTTCGAGGCGTTCACTCCATGGGACACTACCACCTTCTTCACATCTTACATCTCACTAATTCTACTGGTAGTAGTCTTCATTGGATGTCAATTGTACTACAGATGCAGGTTTTTGTTGAAGGTCGAAGACATCGACATCGACACAGACAGAAGAGAAATCGAAGCCATCATCTGGGAAGATGATGAACCAAAGAACCTCTGGGAGAAATTCTGGGCTTGGGTTGCATAA
- the TPHA0B04480 gene encoding amino acid permease (similar to Saccharomyces cerevisiae ALP1 (YNL270C) and CAN1 (YEL063C); ancestral locus Anc_1.83) translates to MSQKDLSQYELQSYTSNNRSSASEMNKGSDAKEKVDVISSSGSLSKRKRINRSRANSNSDLEGSAADGTARARDIDNADVDDDDYYMDEGVVKEAEVKRQLKQRHIGMIALGGTIGTGLFIGIATPLGNAGPVGALIAYLFMATIVFSVTQSLGEMATFIPVTSSFTVFSSRFLSPAIGAANGYMYWFSWAVTFALELSVVGQIIQFWTHAVPLSAWIVIWWVILTIMNLFPVKFYGEFEFWVASIKVLAIIGFLIYCLCMVCGAGVTGPVGFRYWRNPGPWGPGIISKDVNEGRFLGWVSSLINAAFTYQGTELVGITAGEAANPRKTVPRAIKKVTFRILIFYILSLFFIGLLVPYDDEKLTSTDSYISASPFIIAIENSGTKILPHIFNAVILSTIISAGNSNVYVGSRILFGLAKTKLAPKWFGYTSRGGVPYYSVFFTSSFGALAFLEVSSGGAKAFNWLLNIISVAGFFAWLLISIAHVRFMQALKHRGISRDDLPFKARFMPHLAYYSIFFMTIIIIIQGFTAFAPTFNGSDFVAAYISIFLFFFLWLCFQLYFRSKLLWTVEEVDIDTDRRDVDAIIWEDSGPKTFWDKFWDVVA, encoded by the coding sequence ATGTCGCAGAAGGATCTATCGCAGTATGAACTGCAAAGTTACACTTCCAACAACCGCTCCTCAGCGAGCGAGATGAATAAGGGCAGCGATGCAAAGGAGAAGGTCGATGTCATCTCTTCCTCTGGAAGTCTGTCCAAACGCAAGCGAATTAATAGGAGTAGAGCCAACTCCAACAGTGACCTTGAAGGCAGCGCTGCTGATGGAACAGCCAGGGCAAGAGACATTGACAACGCTGACGTGGATGACGACGACTACTACATGGACGAAGGTGTCGTCAAGGAAGCTGAAGTCAAACGTCAGTTGAAACAGAGACACATTGGGATGATCGCTCTGGGGGGCACAATCGGTACAGGTCTGTTCATCGGTATCGCCACTCCTCTAGGGAATGCAGGCCCCGTCGGCGCTCTGATCGCATATCTATTTATGGCTACCATTGTCTTCTCAGTGACACAGTCCCTAGGGGAAATGGCTACGTTTATTCCGGTCACTTCCAGTTTCACCGTCTTCTCATCCAGATTCTTATCCCCAGCTATTGGCGCTGCTAATGGATACATGTACTGGTTCTCTTGGGCCGTCACTTTTGCTTTAGAGCTGTCCGTCGTGGGTCAGATCATCCAGTTCTGGACACACGCCGTCCCTCTATCAGCTTGGATCGTCATCTGGTGGGTTATTCTAACTATTATGAACTTGTTCCCAGTCAAATTCTACGGGGAATTCGAGTTCTGGGTCGCTTCCATCAAAGTCCTCGCAATCATTGGTTTCCTAATCTATTGTCTGTGCATGGTCTGTGGTGCTGGTGTTACTGGGCCAGTTGGTTTCCGTTATTGGAGGAACCCAGGTCCATGGGGTCCAGGTATCATTTCGAAGGATGTCAACGAGGGTAGATTTCTAGGTTGGGTTTCTTCCTTGATTAACGCTGCTTTCACTTACCAAGGCACCGAATTGGTCGGTATCACTGCCGGTGAAGCAGCTAATCCAAGAAAGACCGTTCCAAGAGCAATCAAGAAAGTTACATTCCGTATTCTGATCTTCTACATCCTATCTCTGTTCTTTATTGGTCTATTGGTTCCATACGATGACGAAAAGTTGACCAGTACAGACTCATACATATCAGCTTCCCCATTTATTATTGCTATAGAGAACTCCGGTACAAAAATCCTGCCACATATCTTCAATGCCGTCATTTTATCGACTATAATATCAGCAGGTAACTCCAACGTCTATGTTGGTTCCAGAATCTTATTCGGCTTGGCCAAGACAAAGTTGGCACCTAAATGGTTTGGTTACACCAGCAGAGGTGGTGTCCCATACTACTCTGTATTCTTCACATCTTCCTTCGGTGCATTGGCGTTTCTGGAAGTTTCCTCTGGTGGTGCAAAAGCTTTCAACTGGTTATTGAACATTATTTCTGTCGCTGGTTTCTTTGCTTGGTTATTGATATCCATTGCACATGTCAGGTTCATGCAGGCATTAAAGCATCGTGGTATCTCTAGAGACGACTTACCATTCAAAGCCAGGTTCATGCCTCATCTAGCATACTATTCGATCTTCTTCATGACgatcattattatcattcaaGGTTTTACAGCATTTGCCCCAACATTCAACGGATCGGATTTCGTTGCTGCTTACATCTCCATCTtccttttcttcttcttgtgGCTCTGTTTCCAACTGTATTTCAGATCGAAACTACTATGGACAGTCGAAGAAGTTGATATCGACACCGACAGAAGAGATGTCGACGCAATTATTTGGGAGGATTCTGGACCAAAGACATTCTGGGACAAGTTCTGGGATGTAGTAGCATAA